The DNA window TGGCTATCTTTTCGATGTCACTGTCGGTACGCCTCCCCAGAAACTTACGATGCTGAGCGACATGACATGGATGGCTCTCTTTGTGCGATCTGGGCGATGTCTCGGCGAATTCAATCCTGGCCTATGTGcaggacaacaacaaccattCTTCAACGAGCGTGACTCGGAATCATTCAGCAATGCCTCTTTTGCTCAGACGACGTGGCCCATCACCGCCTTTGCGCCCAACTTCACCGTAGACTACGGACGAGATGAGGTGTGCATTGGACATCTCTGCAACAGCGATACACTTATGCAGGTCTCCAACTTCCCGTATCCTGCAAGTGTCGTGCCTGCAGTCCCGTTCGGGGGCATCTTCGGCTTGGCCCCTCCGCCATCCAAGCGGGCCGAAACATCAGAACCTGCCAACTACCAGGCATGGCGGAAGGGCAACATGGGGCCACTGGTTGGCTGGCACACGTGCGCCACCCTGGCCTCAACGTCGAGCTGTCAAGGGGGTGATGCCCAGCTCGTCTTTGGAGGTACAGATACTGCCATGTATGACACCAAGCAGCTGCAGTCGTATGGGATCCAGAATCCAGAATGGCTCAGCGACGCGTTCTACCCGGTTACGCCCCCTCGCAGCAACTACTGGAGTGCTCCACTTACGGGCATGTGGGTCGAAAGTAATGGGAAGAAGTCAAAGAACTATGCCGTCCCATTCAAGTATGTCAAGAGTGGTAAAACGACACCCCCCCTGGCTGTTGTGGACGAAGGATCTGAAGGACTGGGAGCTCCACTCTCTCTCAACGGTTACAAGTACCTTGTCAGCAAGACTGGTGCCAAGCCGGCCTCCACCGCTGTCATCGAAAAGATCCTGAGTCAGGGATCGACAGGATACAACACCGACAAACAGGACTGGTACACTCTATCGTGCAACGATCTGGACAGACATCCTGATCTCGTCTATGAGCTTGATGGAGGGAAAAAGTACACGATTTCTCCAAAGGATTACGTAGCGCGCCTGGAGAACATGTCTGGGTCTGTTTGTTATCTCAATGTTAATGTGTGGAAGTATGGGCGCACGAACGCTGGAGATGCCAAGGTCGTTCTCTTGGGTAGGGCATTTCTGAAGAGGCATTATCTTGTGCTTGATTTTGAGGATCGCACTTTTGGTCTTGCGCCGCTTCGTACGAAGTAATTGCTTTCTCTGATTCTTGTGTCATAATTACTTTTGTATATAATCATTCAGTTGTTCTGTCTATATTTTATGTTTTGATGTcgaatttatttttatttcttatatgaAGTTGACTTTTAGAAGTGTTTGTTTTATGTTGTAAAGTGTTGATCTGTTCATCTATCTAGAAGAAATGTGTATGTTTTGTCCAGCTAAACAAGAGAAGACCTATTCACCGCCAAGACGCCTCTTCTCAATCAGGTTAGGTTCTCCAAAAACCTCCTTGACGTCATCATTCTCAATCGTGGTCAAATACCAAGTCAAAACATTTGGGAATTGCTTCCTCATGGGCTCATCCACGACGTGCATAAACCCCCACAGAAGAGATGAAGCACCAGTCAGGTCAGCGAGTGTCAATTGGCTCCCTACGAGTCGAGTGCCAGACGACAAGTGCTTCTCCAACACAGTCAGCGCGTATTCCAGGCGCGTCAATGCCTTGGTCTCAGTAGTTTGATCAAAGGGGGCCATTCCGACTCTCCACATAACGAGGTCCAAAATAGCTGGGTAAACCTCATCAGCGAAGAAGGAAATCCACTGCTGAATCTTTGCTGATGTCACAGCGTCCTCACCAAGGAGTTGACCAGCACTAGGTCCGGATTGGGAAACATATCTGGCGATTGCGTCTGACTCAGCTAGACAGAACCCGTCAGCTCCCTCGAAGGCTGGGACTTTGCCAGCTGGAAACTTGGTGAGAAACTCAGTGGACTTGTTAGTCACAAAGTGTTGGTAAGGGGGAACCTCGATCTCAAGGTTGTTGAGTTTGGCTGCGGCCAGGATCTGTATAGGGTAACCTTGAGTCAATTGAGAACAGTAGGGGAATGGGAAGTAAAGCTCACCTTGAAGACTCTGCCGTTTGGcataaaagaataaagtgTTCCAAATGGTGCCATAGTTTCTGGAATGTGTATTATGGTTGATTGATTGTGAACGTTTGTAATGCTTGAGCAGTAACTAAATGATTTGAAGACACAACTATTCATGCTTTAACCTGAATTACATGCTCACAGTCTTGGCAGTTCTAAAACCCTCCGACCCGGGTCCACCATCAGATGATTACTAGTGCTTGTCCTCAGCCCTGCAGCAGTATCCCTGCGCCTGTATTCATGACTCACCCCCTGTAATACAGACACCCATGTCCGGGCATCTACACCCAGCGAAGATCCTACGAACCAACACCCACGTACCTGCATTGCACGCCATTTTGATCCTCCGGAGAATTAGGCCGTATGACTCAATCCGGTCTCCCGTATCTGTATCTATCCTACGCTTGACCAAACAGATTGTTTCTGGTCCGATTACCCCAGCATGGTCCCCCCATACCAGCGGCAGGCAGACATCTCGCTTACTCTCCACTTGTCTCGGATATGCGGGTTCCATGATAGATTCTATCAATCTCGGATACACGTGGCTACAATTGGAAGTCAGCCTTGGTGGGCGATTTTATGGTAAGATAACCAAGGAATGTAGGATCGCCTCATCCGGTGTGTCTAGGTAAACGCCATTACTGATCAGGTAATTCATTTCTCGCCAAGCGCATAATTCTAGTACAGTTATTCTAGTAGAGTAACGTTACTAGGAAGAAGGCTGAGACAGGACCAAAGCGTATGGGTCTAAGTCATAATATCTTACAGTCTACATGGGTACTAAGTTTGTGAGAACAAGTTTAGACTAAACATAGAGTAAGATTGAAAATTTCTAAAATAGGCATCTCGTCACAACAACTGCCGATCAGCCTTTATAGCGCGTCCCGCTTGATCCCAAAAGTGCCGTCTAGCCATGAGAACATTTTCTGGTGAACCACAGCCAAAGCGCCAATTTTAGCCTGCAAACCACCGCCCTCCACTCCCTTGCCAATCCACAAGTGCTTATCATTGGACCCCAACGAGGTTAGCTCTTCGAAAATAGGGCTCGAGTTCAGGTCGGGCGTGAAGTAGAATGAATCTGCCGCGCCAGTGATCAAAGTGGGACACTTGATCTTGGAGAGGTAACCTCCCTTGAGTGATATCTGCTGCATCACACGGAGGACATCAGCCGGGGTATCTACCCCAAAGACCCATTTTCCGTGACCGAATTCCCATGCGATCTGGAAGTTGACGGCTGTGAGGCGGTCAACGACCCAGTTGAAGATGCCGTCGCTTAACCAACCGGATACCCACCCATTGATGAACCAGGGTGGCATACGACTGCGAGTGATCTCGAACAGATCGTAGGGCCCATCACAAGAGACGCATGCCTTGATACGAGGATCGACAGCAGCGCGCAGTGACAGATAGCCGCCCAATGAGGCCCCAAAGATTGCGAGACGATCAAGATCCAGATCGTAGTCAGAAGCGACTTCATCTGTGACAAAGTCCAAAACTTGGCTGACTACCGATTCCCAGTCAGGTCGAAGGCTCAGCTTCCCCACACGCAGAGGAAGACCTTGGCCAGGACCATCGAAGCTAAAGACAGCATAGCCTCGAGGAAGGGCACCAGCAGCACCGTAAAAGTAAAGCTCTTCTTGGGTAGAGTCAAAACCACCCGTCTGAAGAACCAGTGGGATCTTGCCAGGTAGTCTGTGCTGAGGGGCAGGGACGTATAATCGTCCTGGTAGTTTGATGTCTTTGTCGTATGGGATATCAAAGTTCTTGACAGTGGCATCTAGCAAAACCCATCCTTTATCGAAGGCTTCAACACTGGCCTTTGAAGAAGATAGGATGCGTGGATCATTGGGTGTACAATGCAGGAGGAACTCGCTAGCACGCCAGTAATTGGCTGAGCGGATGTAAGCCCAGCATGCTCCTGTCTTGTCAccgacagcagcagcctcctcAGCTAGAGCCTGTGCCTTTTCGGCTTGTTCTCTCCAGGCCTTGTACCAGCTTTCTGGGTCGCCATCTTTGATACGACTGGCAGTGGCGAGGCATTCTCCGACTTCGGCACCCTGGAAGGGAACAGTACCAAGGAGACGTAGGAATTCGAAATTGAAAAAGTCAGAGGGAAACACTTTGTGCATGATGGGCAATTGTCAGTAGACAGAGAACACTGAAGAAATGGTGAAGTCTTGTGAATCTGAGGGCGAATGCAAAGTCCTCAAAAACCCCACGAGTACGTAGATGTAGGCGAATGTCGATGGCTAGCCGTAAACACGAATAGACTATTTCGGCATATTACACGGCAAGCTAGCATCTGATGATAATGCCGGCTTGGCAGATCCTACGGTCAGCGCCGCCACCCGGTGTGTGGCAGTAAAGTACGATCTTTGCTTACGGTGTGAGGATTTCATCGCCCCATTCATAAATGTATGtatagaaagaaagaggaatAGACTAGAAATCAAGTAGAAAAAGAAGGTGGTAAGGGGTGTTGCGAATCCTTCAGACATGCAGGATCTCCACCCTTGTCTGACCAAGAAAGTCCACAAAATACGGAGCAAAGACTACGTACTGTCAGAGTTGCTGATTGGTGATAGTAGGCGATGCTTCGAATTACACTTATACGATCGAGTCTGGAGTCAATCATCAGAGAAGCTCTCCAGCATCTATCGTTATTCCACTATTCAACATTCAGCGAAGACTATCTTCAACATTTTCTGACTATCAGACTCTACCATAATGTCTAGTCAATCGTTTCCTAAAGAGCCTATTGCCATTATTGGCACTTCCTGTCGCTTCCCAGGCGGCGCCAACACCCCCTCCAAACTATGGGATCTTCTCATTGAGAAGAGAGACGTTCAATCACCCATCCCTCCTGAACGTTTCAACGTTGATGCTTTTTACAGCAGCAACGGGGACAAGAATGGATGTACCGACGTAAAGAAGGCGTATCTATTGTCCGAGGATATTCGCTCGTTCGATGCCTCATTCTTCAAGATCAACCCTCGTGAGGCTGAGGCCATGGACCCTCAGCAGAGGCTCTTGCTTGAGGCTGTATACGAGGCAACAGAGACAGCTGGACTGCCGATGGAGGACCTGAAAGGATCTGACACTGCTGTCTACGTTGGGTGCATGACTGGAGATTATCATGAGATGCTCATGCGTGATCCTCAGGATATGCCCAAGTACATGGCAACTGGCACAGCCCGCAGCATTCTCTCCAACCGAATCTCTTACCTCTTCGACTGGAAGGGTCCATCTATGACTATCGATACGGCATGCTCTTCCAGTCTTGTCGCGGTCTATGATGCAGTCACAGCTCTCCGCAATGGGGTCTCTCGTATCGCCTGTGCAGGAGGTGTTAACCTCATCCTTGGTCCTGAAATGATGATTTCAGAATCCAAACTGCACATGCTTTCCCCAACAGGCCGAAGTAAGATGTGGGATGCATCAGCCAACGGTTACGCACGAGGTGAGGGTGTAGCAGCCCTCATGATGAAGACCTTGTCACAGGCCTTGGCCGATGGCGACCATATTGAGGGAATCATCCGAGAAATCGGAGTAAACTCAGATGGACGTAAGTAGTCTGACTATGAAGATTTAGACAGGACTAACCTCTTCGTAGGCACCAATGGAATTACCCTTCCAAGCCCTGATGCCCAAAAGGCACTTATCAGGCAAACCTACAGAAATGCTGGTCTTGACGTATTCAAAGATCGATGTCAGTTCTTTGAAGCGCATGGAACCGGTACCCCTGCAGGAGACCCTCTTGAAGCCCGCGCGATCCACGAAGCCTTCTTCAGCAGTGGCGACATTGTGAACGAGCCCATGTATGTCGGCTCTGTCAAGACAGCCATCGGCCATCTTGAGGGATGTGCTGGTCTTGCTGGCATGATCAAGGCTCTTGAAGCCGTCAAGAGAGGCATCATCCCACCGAACCAGCTATTTGAGAACTTGAACCCAGCTGTCAAGCCTTATACTTCTAACTTGAAGCTTCCTGTTGAATCACAGCCGTGGCCCAAGTTGGTTGTTGGGTCGTCCAGACGCGCTAGTGTCAACTCATTCGGATTTGGCGGTACAAATGTTCACGCCATCATTGAGAATTACGATGATACATCTCCACAAGCATCGGTCAATGATGTTATCTCTACTCCGCTCGTACTATCAGCGAACAACGACCTTTCACTACGAGCTCAGATCTCTCAACTTGCTCAGGTTCTTCAGAATGCCGAAAGCCACCAAGTTGAGAGTATCTTATACACCTTGGCCCACAGACGCTCCCAACTCCCTCTCAGGACCTTCTTCTCTGGACATGACTTGCAGAGCCTCCaagagaagctgaagattGCTACGGCAGAGGATGCTGTTCTGCCAACTGCCAAGCAGGATGTTCCACTAAGCCCAACTCCGCGCATCTTGGGTGTCTTTACCGGCCAAGGTGCTCAGTGGCCTACCATGGGAAGGGAGCTCTTGAAGTCTTCACCTTTTGCCAGAAGTTTGATGAAGTCTCTTGAAGAGTCTCTAGCCAGTCTACCAGAGCCTCCTTCATGGACGCTTACAGAACAGATCATGGCCGACAAAGACACCTCCCGCTCAAGTGAAGCTGCCATCTCACAGCCTCTCTGCACCGCTGTCCAACTCATGGTTGTTGAGCTACTGCGCAAAACCGGCATCAACTTCGATTGTGTCATTGGTCACTCTTCTGGCGAGATTAGTGCCGCTTATGCTGCTGGATTCCTTTCCCTCCATGATGCTATCAGGGTCGCATACTTCCGTGGTGTCTGTGCCAAGCTTGCCGGTGGAGCAAACGGCGCTCCAGGATCTATGATGGCTGTTGGTCTCTCCTACGAGGAGGCCTCGATCTTTTGCGAGGAGAACTTCCTTGGGCTCGTTGACGTGGCTGCTAGTAATGCTCCCACTAGTACCACTCTCTCGGGAGATAAGGCGAGCATCGAGGAGGCCAAGGTACTGCTAGATCAGCAAGGCACTTTTGCTCGTGTGCTTCGAGTTGACACTGCCTATCATTCTCATCACATGCACCCTTGCGCTGAGCCATATCTTGATCTACTCCAATctgccaaggtcaaggctctACCTGGCAATGACTCTTGTGAGTGGTACTCAAGTGTCTTGGGTGAACGTATCGATGCATCACTTCACAGTGAAGCGTTAGCTGGCGAGTACTGGGTCGAGAACATGATCAACCCTGTCCTATTCTCCGTGGCTTCGGAACTCGTCGCTGGCGCTACACTGACTTGTCATGTCGCTCTCGAAGTTGGACCTCATCCTGCTCTCAAAGGTCCTTTCAATCAGACCTACAAGCGTGCCACCGGATCTCAACTATCGTACCAGGCTACCTTGTCTCGAAACATACATGATGTGGCGGCCTTGAACGATACCCTCGGCTTCGTCTGGTCTCAACTTGGCAAGAGCTCTGTCGACTTTACTTCCTACGCTCAAGCCTTTTCTGCATCCACTAACACAACTCTTACAACGGGTCTTCCTCCTTATCCTTGGGATCATACGCAGTCGTTCTGGAGAGAATCTAGAAAGTCGCTCAAGTACCGGCAACGTGCTCACCCACCTCACCCTCTGTTAGGTGTGCGATCCGTGGAGGATCCTGGTGATAGCCTGCGATGGTTGAACCATCTACGCCTTGAAGATGCGCCCTGGCTTGATGGTCACAAGGTGGAGGGTCAAGTTGTGTTACCAGCCGCTGCTTATTTGGTCATGGCCATGGAGTCTGGTCGTGCTATCGATGAGACTAAAGAGGTTCAGCTTATTGAACTGACTGAAGTCCACATCATGAGTGCCATTCAATTGGGGCAGGACTCGCAAGCCATTGAGACTGTCTTTAACCTCGAGGTTGGAGATCATCAGTCGAGCTATGCGATCGCTACATGGTCGTTGTCAACACCTTTGCGCGATGGCAACTGGAAGTGCAACGCCAAGGGACAGCTTCGTGTTGAGTTTGGCTCTACTCAAGgtgcttctcttcttcctacACGAGTCAAGCCTATCGCTTCTTTGACATCTGTAGATGTTGAGAGGTTCTATAGCTCATTGACAAGTATTGGCCTTGAGTACACTGGCGAGTTCAAGCATCTCGACAGCATTGAGCGACAATTGAGTTTCGCATCAGCTCGCGCACGACAAATCGCTCCAGAGTTCGCAGCAATGATTCATCCCGCGCTTTTGGACGCCGCGTTTCAGTCCATCTTTGCCGCCTACTGCTGGCCCGATGATGGAAGTCTCCAAGCACCATTTGTCCCCACCTACTTCCGCAGTCTTCGTATTGTCAACACAAGTCAGCTTCGACACGGCGATGAGTTGGTTATTGACTCTTTCTTGACAAACACGAATGAGCGCGAGCTTACTGCAGATATGGATGTCTTTGAGGCTAGCAATGACGAGCCTGTGTTGCAACTTGAGGGATTGACTTGTACTTCCCTCCTTCGACCTGGTCCCAGCAATGCGAAGGAGCTCTATACCAAGACTGAGTGGGAAGTTGACATCTCCAGCGCAATTGCAACTACAGAGACAGAAGAAGCGGACACGGCATCTGACTTGGAGCTTGTCGATCTCTGCGAGCGCCTCTCTTACTTCTACCTGAGAGAACTCAACAACGCCGTCAGCCGCGATGAGGTTCCCAAGTTTGATTGGCACTACCAGCGCATCTTTGAGTGGATTGATCATCTCTTCCCTTCTATCCAATCTGGCAACCATCCCACTATCAAGAAGGAATGGTCGTCTGACTCTCGCGATTGGCTTATGCAACAATCATCCAAGTTCCCCGGTCGCATCGATCTCCAACTTATCCAAGCTGTTGGAGAGAACCTTCCCGCAGTCGTCCGTAAGCAGACAACTATGTTGGAACACATGGTCAAGGACGATATGCTGAACCGTATCTATAAGTATGGTCTGGGCTTTGAGAGGGCCAACGTCTACCTTGGTCGCATCTCCAAGCAGCTTGCTCATCGCTATCCCCGAATGAACATTCTGGAGATTGGCGCAGGTACGGGAGGCGCTACAAAAGGTATTCTCGAATCCCTGGGTACGACCTTTGACAGTTACACATTCACCGATATCTCCACTGGCTTCTTCGAGGCAGCTGCCGAGACCTTTGACCATTGGGCTGCCAAGATGATCTTCAAGCCCCTCAACATTGAGAACGAGCCTACAGAGCAAGGCTTCCCTGAGGGACACTACGACTTCATCATCGCTTCCAACGTTCTTCATGCTACGAAGTCGCTTGAAGTGACCATGAAGAACACCCGAAAGCTTCTGAAGCCCGGTGGTCAGCTTCTTCTGTTGGAGGTTACAAGTGATATTGTGCGTGTCAAGCTCATGATGTCTGGCCTCTCAGGTTGGTGGCTTGGAGGTGACGATGGACGTCGCTATGGACCAACAATCCCCGTTTCCCAATGGGATTCCTTGTTGAAGCAGACCGGTTTCTCGGGAGTTGATAAGACTGTCAATGACTTTGTGGACGACGAGAAGTACATGACATCTGTTATGTTGTCACAGGCTGTCGATGACAGAATGCAGCTTTTGAGACAGCCTCTTGCTACCTCCGGAGACTGGCTCTCGTCGCACTCCATCACCATAGTTGGTGGCAAGCACAACAACATGTCAACAGAGATGGTGAAACTTCTCAACCATATCAGTGGGATCCCCGAGAACCTGATCAACTGCGTTGAGAGCTTTGAGCAGCTCACGTCATCTGACATCCATCTTCGTTCAGCTTTGGTGCTGGAAGATCTTGATGAGCCCATTCTCAAGAACCTGACTGATGACAAGCTCCGTGGAGTTCAAAAGCTCATGAATGAGTGCCGTCAGGTACTCTGGGTCTCAAGGGGATGCCAGAGACAAGATCCGTTTGCCAACATGTCTATCGGAATGTGTCGCAGCTTCGGTTCTGAGTACCCTCACATCAACTTGCAGCACGTCGACGTGGAAGGTGATGTCACAGAGCACACTTCATCTTCTCTTGTGAAAGCCTTCCTTCAATTGGTGTACCGAGGGTCTCTCAAGTCTGACGACATTGTCTGGTCCATCGAACCCGAGTTGATCCTGCGAGATGATCAATGGTTTATCCCACGTGTCAAGTCTGATCAGGCTCTCAATGACCAGCTCAACGCCAGTAAGATGACTCTTCAGACGAAGAAGTCTCCTGCTAGTGATACGATTGAGATCCAGCAGCGACGCAACCAGTTCGTCCTTGTTGAGCCAGtgccttctctttctctctccaGCTCTTCATCGCCAGTCGATATCACTGTCACACACTCGCTTCTTTACCCTTTCAAGCTTGGTCAGAAGTCTTCAGGATATCTCTGCCATGGATACACTGTTAGCGAACCCAGGACACGAGTTCTAGCTGTATCTGGAACCAACCGGTCCAGGATCTCTGTCCCTCCGTTCTTTGTGTGGGATTTATCTGCCAATGATGGCGAGCCTGCCAGCCTTTTGCACAAGACTGCATTCGCAATTGCGGCTGAGAGGGTCCTGGGAGACGTTGTTAGTGGCTCGACTGTACTGATCCATGAGGCAGATGACTTCATCGGGGCTGCTCTTCGATGGAGGGCCGCggatcttggccttgaggtcGTTTTGACCACGTCCGACTTTAGCAAGGCCAAGTCGGGCGATGTGACCTTTGTACACGCTCTGGCACCTGAGCGTGTGTTGAAGCAGGTCATTCCCCAAGGCACCAAGATGATCGTAGATCTTTCTGGTAGGGACTGCGATACTATCGAGTCTCCTTTCAGAAGGTTCATCTCGCCCTATGCTAGGGTAGTTCAGCTGCAAGACATCATCGATAGCCAACCACAAGGGGTTGAAGACCCGATCATTCACGGAGTTCGCGACGCGATTCGCTCGTCCCTCAACGTGAACGCAATTGCACCGGTCACTGCGATCGCTGATTTGGCCAACAAGTCAGTGTCTCTCAAGGACTACGCCACTGTGGTTGACTTCTCTACCGACGCTGCCATTTCCGCTGTGATCCAGCCTCTTGACGGTACTCGCCTCTTCCGATCAGACAAGACATATCTTCTCATCGGCTTTACCGGAGGTCTTGGAAAGGCTCTCTGTCGATGGATGGTTTCATGCGGCGTTCGTCATATTGCTTTGACTACTCGCAATGTCGACGCTATCGACAAGGTTTGGTTAGAGGAGCTGCAATTGCAGGGAGCCCAAGTCAATCTCTTCCAAGCTGATGTTAGTGAGAGTGACGCATTGACAAAGGTCTATAAGCAGATTGTTGAGCAGATGCCTCCCATTTGCGGTGCTGCCAATGCTGCTTTGCTTCTGTCTGATCGCACTTTCAGTGAGCTCAAGGTCCAGGACTTCCTCAAAGTCTTCGGACCAAAGGTCAAGGCTACCCAGAACCTTCATGACCTACTCAAGGACCAGAAGCTTGACTTCTTTATCATGTTCTCGTCTTTGGCCAGCGTTGTCGGCAACCGTGGTCAGGTCAACTATGCTGCTTCAAACCTGTTCATGAGCGCCATCGCCGAACAGCGCCGTGCTCAGGGTCTTGCTGCCTCTGTGATGCATATTGGCATGGTTCTTGGTGTTGGCTATGTGTCTTCCACGGGCGCATATGAAGCTACTCTCCGCAGTTCCAACTACATGGCTATTTCGGAGACTGACCTGCGAAACATGTTCTCCCAAGCCATTCT is part of the Fusarium poae strain DAOMC 252244 chromosome 4, whole genome shotgun sequence genome and encodes:
- the FUS1 gene encoding fus1 actin binding activity (TransMembrane:2 (o3024-3043i3155-3177o)) — protein: MSSQSFPKEPIAIIGTSCRFPGGANTPSKLWDLLIEKRDVQSPIPPERFNVDAFYSSNGDKNGCTDVKKAYLLSEDIRSFDASFFKINPREAEAMDPQQRLLLEAVYEATETAGLPMEDLKGSDTAVYVGCMTGDYHEMLMRDPQDMPKYMATGTARSILSNRISYLFDWKGPSMTIDTACSSSLVAVYDAVTALRNGVSRIACAGGVNLILGPEMMISESKLHMLSPTGRSKMWDASANGYARGEGVAALMMKTLSQALADGDHIEGIIREIGVNSDGRTNGITLPSPDAQKALIRQTYRNAGLDVFKDRCQFFEAHGTGTPAGDPLEARAIHEAFFSSGDIVNEPMYVGSVKTAIGHLEGCAGLAGMIKALEAVKRGIIPPNQLFENLNPAVKPYTSNLKLPVESQPWPKLVVGSSRRASVNSFGFGGTNVHAIIENYDDTSPQASVNDVISTPLVLSANNDLSLRAQISQLAQVLQNAESHQVESILYTLAHRRSQLPLRTFFSGHDLQSLQEKLKIATAEDAVLPTAKQDVPLSPTPRILGVFTGQGAQWPTMGRELLKSSPFARSLMKSLEESLASLPEPPSWTLTEQIMADKDTSRSSEAAISQPLCTAVQLMVVELLRKTGINFDCVIGHSSGEISAAYAAGFLSLHDAIRVAYFRGVCAKLAGGANGAPGSMMAVGLSYEEASIFCEENFLGLVDVAASNAPTSTTLSGDKASIEEAKVLLDQQGTFARVLRVDTAYHSHHMHPCAEPYLDLLQSAKVKALPGNDSCEWYSSVLGERIDASLHSEALAGEYWVENMINPVLFSVASELVAGATLTCHVALEVGPHPALKGPFNQTYKRATGSQLSYQATLSRNIHDVAALNDTLGFVWSQLGKSSVDFTSYAQAFSASTNTTLTTGLPPYPWDHTQSFWRESRKSLKYRQRAHPPHPLLGVRSVEDPGDSLRWLNHLRLEDAPWLDGHKVEGQVVLPAAAYLVMAMESGRAIDETKEVQLIELTEVHIMSAIQLGQDSQAIETVFNLEVGDHQSSYAIATWSLSTPLRDGNWKCNAKGQLRVEFGSTQGASLLPTRVKPIASLTSVDVERFYSSLTSIGLEYTGEFKHLDSIERQLSFASARARQIAPEFAAMIHPALLDAAFQSIFAAYCWPDDGSLQAPFVPTYFRSLRIVNTSQLRHGDELVIDSFLTNTNERELTADMDVFEASNDEPVLQLEGLTCTSLLRPGPSNAKELYTKTEWEVDISSAIATTETEEADTASDLELVDLCERLSYFYLRELNNAVSRDEVPKFDWHYQRIFEWIDHLFPSIQSGNHPTIKKEWSSDSRDWLMQQSSKFPGRIDLQLIQAVGENLPAVVRKQTTMLEHMVKDDMLNRIYKYGLGFERANVYLGRISKQLAHRYPRMNILEIGAGTGGATKGILESLGTTFDSYTFTDISTGFFEAAAETFDHWAAKMIFKPLNIENEPTEQGFPEGHYDFIIASNVLHATKSLEVTMKNTRKLLKPGGQLLLLEVTSDIVRVKLMMSGLSGWWLGGDDGRRYGPTIPVSQWDSLLKQTGFSGVDKTVNDFVDDEKYMTSVMLSQAVDDRMQLLRQPLATSGDWLSSHSITIVGGKHNNMSTEMVKLLNHISGIPENLINCVESFEQLTSSDIHLRSALVLEDLDEPILKNLTDDKLRGVQKLMNECRQVLWVSRGCQRQDPFANMSIGMCRSFGSEYPHINLQHVDVEGDVTEHTSSSLVKAFLQLVYRGSLKSDDIVWSIEPELILRDDQWFIPRVKSDQALNDQLNASKMTLQTKKSPASDTIEIQQRRNQFVLVEPVPSLSLSSSSSPVDITVTHSLLYPFKLGQKSSGYLCHGYTVSEPRTRVLAVSGTNRSRISVPPFFVWDLSANDGEPASLLHKTAFAIAAERVLGDVVSGSTVLIHEADDFIGAALRWRAADLGLEVVLTTSDFSKAKSGDVTFVHALAPERVLKQVIPQGTKMIVDLSGRDCDTIESPFRRFISPYARVVQLQDIIDSQPQGVEDPIIHGVRDAIRSSLNVNAIAPVTAIADLANKSVSLKDYATVVDFSTDAAISAVIQPLDGTRLFRSDKTYLLIGFTGGLGKALCRWMVSCGVRHIALTTRNVDAIDKVWLEELQLQGAQVNLFQADVSESDALTKVYKQIVEQMPPICGAANAALLLSDRTFSELKVQDFLKVFGPKVKATQNLHDLLKDQKLDFFIMFSSLASVVGNRGQVNYAASNLFMSAIAEQRRAQGLAASVMHIGMVLGVGYVSSTGAYEATLRSSNYMAISETDLRNMFSQAILVGQPDSARGPELITGLNRYSLEPDAQKYFWRDNMRFSHHTLEEERQERSSSTKVSMSQRLEEAKDATEILSIVEEEFCTKLERMLQAEAGSIKTSQSLLGLGVDSLIAAEIRSWFFKELDIDTPVLEILNTASISELCSTAVSNLPSVSGQSIESKNEVTKEAIKSLDTVHASTTVSSALPTEHEPFTRPNSTQVTTSEVDSEEKALFKPAVVRSGPLSFAQERLWFLQQFLQDTTTYNVTMHYRISGPLRLKDLGEAFQQVIQRHETLRTAFFIDTETDLPRQAVLKQSPFSLEVKHNTTAKVEYERMQKTTYDLEKGDVVRVVIVPNSDDEHDLIFGFHHIALDGFSAQIMVRDLAMAYSGQTLKPKELGYLDFAIAQKAAKLPTDIVDYWKAEFEDLPPTLPVFDFAETKMRIPLTDYTTRAYERTLPAEAGAKTKAAARDLGVTPFHIHLAALQVVLSDLASTNDVCIGITDANKNDAAFMDAVGFFVNLLPLRLQSRASQTLAGLACDAKTKANHALARSQIPFDVLLDELKLPRSTMHSPLFQVVLNFKMGSTQKVPLADCQAQLVTFKDANNPYDLTFDIETYNDGSTSIIVKTQEYLYTQSELGFILDRYTDVLSLFANESSQTLGQACKPSTAQIQKALSLGKGERIPSPRFETLSHYFDDWVERQPDATALKTDGGKALTYRQLKGLVNHIAATLVEGGVTPGSKVGVYCEPSLYIFALLMAISEIGGVYVPLDAQNPIKRLQLIVNDCQPDVVVIDDSTKDSALELETTAKFVNIYAIEQTSSNAPEVENRAQGSGMGYIYYTSGTTGVPKGVALTHTNLVHHIDGFIHYTSLRRCTMLQQAPLGFDMSLTQMSLVTMLGGTLIVASSETRKDPMQIAQLMLAEKVTHTFMTPTLALAVIHHGYEYLSKCVDWEFALLSGEAVRAHVPPEFKRLGLKNLSLHDGYGPTEITIISSCGLNELSDNTPHDTRNPSIGLALPNYSCYILDENMQPVRPGFAGELVVGGCGIAIGYLNREDLTQARFLRDPFASPEDISRGWTRMYRTGDKARFLPDGRIAFLGRIAGDSQIKLRGFRIELEDVANTIVKASKGVIPEAAVSLRQGENGDGDSAFLVAFAIISETHCPSDIKAYLKQLLKELSLPRYMIPARIVPTDKLPMNSSGKLDQYALDALPVPLDEDVIAEPLSETQERLKLGWLKALPPVAADATIGPDTDFFTAGGNSLRIVTLREYISREFGVTVSVFDLFQASTLSEMAAKIDGSAEVIDTKTIDWVEETRIDSSILNVDSLVSQKSDELQVALTGSTGFLGLSILKSLLADKHVTKVHCLAIRSSAKLDSIFSSPRVACYQGDLSLPSLGLSEEQFDTLAQSVDRIIHNGADVSFLKTYQSLKRPNVEATRELSRMASQRGIPFHFVSTGGVVNLTGQEGLAEISVSDYKPPVDGSHGYVASKWASEHILESYAKQGLPVWIHRPANITGTNAPTHDLMQNIFRYSAETSSLPELSGWKGYFDLVPVENVAEGIVNSVTEIREDKLVYRHHCGTKKIAVDDLKDYFEKEQGKKMDTVSVEEWLDRAKNAGLDPLTGTLVQNTLSQGRGIVPWLRTGSS